Below is a window of Camelina sativa cultivar DH55 chromosome 11, Cs, whole genome shotgun sequence DNA.
CGGACTTGTTAAGGAAAAAAACCCTCACATACTCATATTCTGCCCTGCATTTGTTGCACATTGTCCAAAAGGTACTGACTTTTGAAGTGGGCTTATTGCTTCTAGATCTACCGCTAGAACTTGGCTGGTTTGGTGGTTGTTTCGGCTGGTTTGGTGGTTGCTTCGGCTGGTTTGGTGGTTGCTTTGGCTGGTTTGGTGGTTGCTTTGGCTGGTTTGGTGGCTGTTTCTGTTGGTTTGGTGGCTGTTTCCGCTGCTGTGGGGACTGTTTAGGCTGATTTGGTGGCTGTTTAGGCTGGTTAGGTGGTTTCTTTGGTGGTTGTTTCTGCTTCCGACTCCTTTTTGGTTTAACTTCGTTGAACTTCCTTTTCTGATCATAAGCAATTCTCTTAACCTTATCAGATAATAGACACCAAGCagccaaaacaagcttaaacgcACCCTCTGCGCCTTCACACTTGTTCTTGTCAGGATGAAGCAAAAGAGCTAGCCTCTTATATTGTTTCTTAACTACATCCTCATCAGCCAACGGATCAACACCAAGAATCGCATACCAATCAAGGTCTCCTCCAATGATTTTGTTTCCAGCCGAGATATAAACATCGATCAACATCATAACTTGTTTCAACCCATCAAGCTTTGGATACAGATTCTGAGCCTTGGTTGCTACCTTTTTCGCCCCGTTGTAATCATTCTCCGCAATTTTCCTCTTGGCAATATCCATTGCCTTTATAGCTTCCTCCTTGTTGCATTCCATTgtctttttgttcttcaaacGATTTTGCCACCTTGGCTCTACGGGAAAACCAATCcgatgagacaaaagaaaaaggattcaGAAGAGTGTAACACAGAAGCAAAACCACAATAAGTTACTTAGCCATAATAATCAATCACTAAGTTA
It encodes the following:
- the LOC104723085 gene encoding J domain-containing protein DDB_G0295729-like gives rise to the protein MECNKEEAIKAMDIAKRKIAENDYNGAKKVATKAQNLYPKLDGLKQVMMLIDVYISAGNKIIGGDLDWYAILGVDPLADEDVVKKQYKRLALLLHPDKNKCEGAEGAFKLVLAAWCLLSDKVKRIAYDQKRKFNEVKPKRSRKQKQPPKKPPNQPKQPPNQPKQSPQQRKQPPNQQKQPPNQPKQPPNQPKQPPNQPKQPPNQPKQPPNQPSSSGRSRSNKPTSKVSTFWTMCNKCRAEYEYVRVFFLNKSVLCRNCRGTFKATEKEKTATEKEEARQATNKNTNGASSCGKDSSLSTMGSFKSGNVANKAEERGKREVRESEEATRGISNSEVEERVFKKLRTDDYAEASSGIKV